A section of the Salmo salar chromosome ssa05, Ssal_v3.1, whole genome shotgun sequence genome encodes:
- the LOC106605204 gene encoding uncharacterized protein — MNFQYNYQQHLLQQDHGHRSKMGLDSAVLANISTEAYTSGGIIQTSTPLIDYVYTPHPQHLPMMPIGPAWPSQPYHCVPTMVGAAKPPVSVVDPSIPSTVMKGEKNKRQRAVRSRAKRDPNSFTQKYRRLMTVMGKTGTKIDDTSYSNYQRWDATDMVNLPSQATEAKTEEVGTADRNLYMLMVNEEQNSMRENKDEDKMNREKDGEETPKVRAVGLKGQHEMSMRQRFHSQVKSHRATNYDTVTTVGQVVAGDDRIFQRYPIIVHSQQHLASPSLFHQDGNSHSQCPEIPFSTISLSEWAALMDTCLFQPWPQGSKACVVGEDTETGLAPAASNDRSTDCHSNESRRYVPLDDSTLIDELYYQYARHRFTSFLPDGQD, encoded by the exons ATGAACTTTCAGTACAATTACCAACAACACTTATTACAACAAGATCATG GACACCGTTCAAAAATGGGCCTAGATTCTGCTGTTCTTGCAAACATTTCCACAGAGGCCTACACCTCTGGAGGTATCATCCAGACATCTACTCCATTGATTGATTATGTCTACACTCCACACCCTCAGCACCTTCCGATGATGCCTATTGGACCAGCCTGGCCCTCACAGCCATACCACTGTGTTCCAACCATGGTGGGTGCTGCTAAACCTCCCGTGTCTGTGGTTGATCCCAGCATCCCCTCTACGGTGATGAAAGGAGAGAAGAATAAAAGGCAACGAGCTGTTAGGTCGAGGGCAAAAAGAGACCCTAACAGTTTCACTCAGAAATATAGGAGACTGATGACAGTGATGGGCAAGACTGGAACCAAAATTGACGACACCTCTTATTCAAACTATCAGAGATGGGACGCTACTGATATGGTGAATCTTCCAAGTCAGGCAACTGAGGCCAAAACAGAAGAGGTGGGTACCGCTGACAGAAACTTATATATGCTAATGGTTAATGAAGAGCAGAACAGCATGAGGGAAAATAAAGACGAAGACAAGATgaatagagagaaagatggagaggaaacTCCAAAAGTGAGAGCTGTGGGACTTAAAGGCCAACATGAGATGAGCATGAGGCAGAGATTTCACAGCCAAGTGAAAAGTCATCGCGCAACTAACTATGACACAGTGACTACAGTCGGACAAGTTGTTGCAGGTGACGACAGGATCTTTCAGAGGTACCCTATCATCGTTCACTCTCAGCAGCACCTGGCCAGTCCATCTCTCTTCCACCAAGACGGGAACTCTCATAGTCAATGTCCTGAGATACCCTTCAGCACCATATCTCTGTCCGAGTGGGCGGCCCTCATGGACACGTGTCTCTTCCAACCTTGGCCGCAGGGGTCAAAGGCTTGTGTGGTTggagaagacacagagacaggcttGGCCCCTGCTGCCTCCAATGACAGGTCAACAGACTGCCATAGCAATGAGAGTCGTAGGTATGTGCCCTTGGATGACAGCACCTTGATTGATGAACTTTACTATCAGTATGCACGCCACAGATTTACATCATTCTTACCAGATGGACAGGACTAA
- the LOC106605203 gene encoding uncharacterized protein — MEDHSLFQSNAFTPDSTQGNSLLAGQITLVIDHSTNPPVVTAHFQQPPNHPNLLHHHLHHHPLLSHLQTHQHAIYGTLLSTKDQPPQPPPVPQIWAVCPPPGYICVAAPAPAAATNITMAPIDTTMNTGNPVVPLEEAAGSPVMEATKKKEDAEQGRGETTKETAIIGEVGDSSDGMNSEKIEGEKRDGERSDEESNPSPVKEVVQCARSGAADGGGDRTGSDISSSRKQKGSVKGAKLGVRPTQNAPQPPRSRLGHQMMQSVQVFHKLGVKAQTSNQSNQSIPNEQMTEEQVILMDQDLLDFETIHVTVANSNSSVVEIRIRDDVDTIGASQAEHPSSAKPTVFDNPITLDNLSQKSASSTTKSVSPSCQSRQPTSSGGTIHSDPTHSQPFAPPITQNHPPFKAPNPHPRRRYRGSRHQFPNTCHHPTPPGQYGRLPPPDSLYFPSPWQASVPISLWQREEREDMKRKTQQQRERVSRITKQGWDHNVFINRDQYTLEKYLSSSTVPMLKGTMSAWKKLMEIWNK, encoded by the exons ATGGAGGATCATAGCCTTTTCCAGAGTAATGCCTTCACACCTGACTCAACACAAG GAAACAGTTTACTGGCAGGACAGATAACTCTGGTCATAGATCACAGCACAAACCCTCCGGTTGTAACAGCCCATTTCCAGCAGCCTCCTAATCATCCCAATCTCCTTCATCACCATCTTCATCATCACCCCCTTCTTTCTCATCTTCAAACCCATCAACATGCGATCTATGGCACATTGTTGTCTACCAAAGATCAGCCCCCTCAGCCACCACCAGTGCCACAAATCTGGGCAGTATGCCCCCCACCAGGGTACATCTGTGTGGCTGCACCAGCACCAGCAGCTGCAACCAACATTACCATGGCACCTATTGACACAACAATGAACACTGGCAATCCAGTTGTCCCATTGGAGGAGGCCGCAGGAAGCCCTGTGATGGAAGCTACTAAAAAGAAAGAGGATGCAGAGCAGGGAAGAGGGGAGACGACAAAGGAAACAGCCATCATTGGAGAGGTTGGTGACAGTAGTGATGGCATGAACAGTGAAAAGATAGAAGGTgaaaagagggatggagaaagaagtGACGAGGAGAGTAACCCTAGTCCTGTGAAGGAGGTGGTCCAATGTGCAAGGAGCGGTGCTGCAGATGGAGGTGGGGACAGAACAGGTTCAGACATTTCCTCATCCAGGAAGCAGAAAGGTAGCGTTAAGGGGGCTAAGTTAGGGGTGCGGCCTACCCAAAACGCTCCCCAACCTCCAAGGAGCCGTCTGGGTCATCAGATGATGCAGTCTGTTCAGGTTTTCCACAAACTTGGGGTAAAAGCCCAGACATCCAATCAGTCCAACCAGTCCATTCCCAATGAACAAATGACAGAAGAACAAGTAATTTTGATGGACCAGGACCTGCTAGACTTTGAGACGATTCATGTTACCGTAGCAAACAGTAACTCCTCAGTGGTGGAAATAAGAATACGAGATGATGTAGATACCATTGGGGCATCCCAAGCTGAACATCCTTCGTCTGCAAAACCAACTGTCTTTGACAACCCAATAACACTTGACAACCTTTCACAGAAGTCTGCTAGCTCCACAACCAAGTCTGTCTCCCCATCCTGTCAGAGTAGGCAACCAACTTCATCAGGGGGCACAATCCACAGCGACCCCACACACTCCCAACCCTTCGCACCACCCATTACCCAAAACCACCCCCCGTTCAAAGCCCCCAACCCTCACCCAAGGAGAAGGTACCGTGGTTCTCGCCATCAGTTTCCCAACACGTGCCATCACCCAACCCCTCCTGGGCAGTACGGGAGGTTACCCCCTCCTGATTCCCTCTACTTTCCCAGCCCCTGGCAGGCCTCGGTGCCCATCTCTCTgtggcagagggaggagagggaggacatGAAGAGGAAGACCCAGCAGCAGAGAGAAAGGGTGTCCCGGATCACCAAACAAGGCTGGGACCACAACGTGTTCATCAACAGGGACCAGTACACTCTGGAGAAATACCTGAGTAGTTCCACAGTACCCATGCTGAAGGGCACCATGAGCGCCTGGAAAAAGCTAATGGAGATCTGGAATAAATGA
- the cssa05h7orf78 gene encoding putative uncharacterized protein C7orf78 homolog isoform X1, translating into MTSNSYLDPSTSVYFNKKTVFSASLNLATIRSKGFIRPRYSHQVDPWNLKPPDFSPKLYTSLSVPRRKKTKNTHQPLLTLASNETAFRVDRFTPNILIPEIDQNKKALPNFSTSYRPPGSLESKLMFVKTGKYPPVAYKNPKPHNFRQLADDMPNIVTAAERDPGHLNFKSQHLSIIRGTRSDTDIYSREPLGKMDTYKPTEPRWEARLTLPKLPWPPKSASYTVSGLVYDQPGYRTHTILIQCFQATLGQFSSMSVELASYQVIMLFNTKVLKQNNFPAHHCFGKKLRAGEM; encoded by the exons ATGACCTCTAACAGTTATTTGGATCCTTCAACATCAGTTTATTTTAATAAAAAGACAGTATTTTCTGCCAGCCTGAACTTAGCCACCATAAGAAGCAAAGGTTTTATCCGTCCTCGTTATTCACATCAGGTTGACCCATGGAACTTGAAGCCGCCTGATTTCTCTCCTAAACTCTACACATCTCTGAGTGTCCCTCGAAGGAAGAAGACAAAAAATACACATCAACCTTTACTGACACTTGCCTCCAATGAGACAGCCTTCAGAGTGGACAGATTTACCCCAAACATTCTAATTCCTGAGATTGACCAGAATAAAAAAGCACTGCCAAATTTCAGCACATCATACAGACCTCCTGGCTCTTTAGAATCCAAGCTGATGTTTGTTAAAACAGGGAAATACCCTCCTGTGGCCTACAAGAACCCTAAACCACATAACTTTAGACAG CTTGCTGATGACATGCCAAATATTGTTACTGCAGCTGAAAGGGATCCTGGTCACTTGAACTTCAAATCTCAGCACCTGAGTATAA TTAGGGGGACCAGATCGGACACAGACATTTATTCAAGGGAACCTTTGGGGAAGATGGACACCTATAAGCCAACAGAGCCCAGATGGGAGGCCAGGCTCACACTCCCTAAACTGCCCTGGCCCCCAAAATCTGCCTCCTACACTGTGAGTGGGCTGGTTTATGACCAGCCTGGCTATAGGACCCACACCATTTTAATTCAATGCTTTCAAGCTACTTTAGGCCAGTTCAGTAGCATGAGTGTTGAATTGGCCAGTTACCAAGTTATTATGCTGTTTAACACAAAAGTGCTAAAACAAAACAATTTCCCCGCCCACcactgtttcggtaaaaagcttagggctggagaaatgtaa
- the cssa05h7orf78 gene encoding putative uncharacterized protein C7orf78 homolog isoform X2 — MTSNSYLDPSTSVYFNKKTVFSASLNLATIRSKGFIRPRYSHQVDPWNLKPPDFSPKLYTSLSVPRRKKTKNTHQPLLTLASNETAFRVDRFTPNILIPEIDQNKKALPNFSTSYRPPGSLESKLMFVKTGKYPPVAYKNPKPHNFRQLADDMPNIVTAAERDPGHLNFKSQHLSIIRGTRSDTDIYSREPLGKMDTYKPTEPRWEARLTLPKLPWPPKSASYTRHRHRRGVYSAFMDRVEEKISSSWKTG; from the exons ATGACCTCTAACAGTTATTTGGATCCTTCAACATCAGTTTATTTTAATAAAAAGACAGTATTTTCTGCCAGCCTGAACTTAGCCACCATAAGAAGCAAAGGTTTTATCCGTCCTCGTTATTCACATCAGGTTGACCCATGGAACTTGAAGCCGCCTGATTTCTCTCCTAAACTCTACACATCTCTGAGTGTCCCTCGAAGGAAGAAGACAAAAAATACACATCAACCTTTACTGACACTTGCCTCCAATGAGACAGCCTTCAGAGTGGACAGATTTACCCCAAACATTCTAATTCCTGAGATTGACCAGAATAAAAAAGCACTGCCAAATTTCAGCACATCATACAGACCTCCTGGCTCTTTAGAATCCAAGCTGATGTTTGTTAAAACAGGGAAATACCCTCCTGTGGCCTACAAGAACCCTAAACCACATAACTTTAGACAG CTTGCTGATGACATGCCAAATATTGTTACTGCAGCTGAAAGGGATCCTGGTCACTTGAACTTCAAATCTCAGCACCTGAGTATAA TTAGGGGGACCAGATCGGACACAGACATTTATTCAAGGGAACCTTTGGGGAAGATGGACACCTATAAGCCAACAGAGCCCAGATGGGAGGCCAGGCTCACACTCCCTAAACTGCCCTGGCCCCCAAAATCTGCCTCCTACACT agaCACAGGCACAGACGCGGAGTGTACAGTGCTTTCATGgacagagtagaggagaagatCTCCAGCTCTTGGAAAACTGGCTGA